A single region of the Bacteroides luhongzhouii genome encodes:
- a CDS encoding RagB/SusD family nutrient uptake outer membrane protein gives MKKFTLYSFAALALMLGTASCGDDFLSVEPSSSLPIDGYYTTESRMMESAVAAYDPMQWYDYFGGWAPLSLVWDSMADDMYVGGGNTSDQSQIHLISQYKSDPRNNIDGAWTTSYSGINRSIRLIDNAKDSDLSDDKKALFIAEGRAMRAWYYLVLWKTWGNIPFYEENLTSLPYLADQLTAEQVYEKVVVDLESVLDSEVLPMKQPDEWAGRMTQAAASMIYADYVMYQKDQSRYGKALGYMKAIINSHKYDLVKNYNDLYALDKEWNEEIIFDVNYIAKGGKRTWGNANFTGGTVYPEMIGIDGLTIKCAEGHTPEFTSGWGFGSVSKEVYDAFEDNDRRRDVAILNLDKYARAKFAEGDTVTYGGRYQNTGYFLRKYLPRPGDTEGSVGDAGLNHDENLHLYRYAETLLNAAELALATGDGLAQDYFDLVRERAGVASIPVTVDNIINERRLEFVGEGKRYFDLVRSGKAATVLKAGAGVVLRTKRTYNFDKNQWEGENTWGGQAIPERVDWTENKKYIPIPQSEIEAAQGSITQNPY, from the coding sequence ATGAAAAAGTTTACATTATATAGCTTCGCCGCTCTGGCTTTGATGCTGGGTACAGCATCTTGCGGCGACGACTTCCTGTCAGTTGAGCCTTCAAGCAGCTTGCCCATTGACGGATATTATACTACAGAATCCCGAATGATGGAGTCAGCAGTGGCTGCTTACGATCCGATGCAATGGTATGACTACTTTGGTGGATGGGCACCCTTGAGCTTGGTATGGGACTCTATGGCCGATGATATGTATGTCGGTGGCGGCAACACATCCGACCAGTCACAGATTCACCTGATTTCCCAGTACAAGTCCGATCCCCGTAATAATATCGATGGAGCGTGGACAACAAGTTATTCAGGTATCAATCGGTCTATCCGGTTGATTGATAATGCGAAGGATTCAGATCTATCCGATGATAAAAAGGCTCTTTTTATAGCCGAAGGCCGTGCGATGCGTGCCTGGTATTATCTTGTTCTTTGGAAAACATGGGGCAATATTCCTTTTTATGAAGAGAACTTGACCAGCCTTCCTTATCTGGCAGATCAATTAACTGCAGAACAGGTTTATGAAAAGGTGGTTGTCGATTTGGAGAGCGTGCTGGACAGTGAAGTACTTCCGATGAAACAACCCGACGAATGGGCCGGACGTATGACGCAAGCTGCTGCTTCCATGATTTACGCTGATTATGTGATGTACCAGAAAGACCAGTCTCGTTACGGAAAGGCTTTGGGATATATGAAAGCAATCATCAATTCGCACAAGTATGACTTGGTTAAAAATTATAATGATCTTTATGCGCTTGATAAGGAATGGAACGAAGAAATCATATTCGATGTAAATTATATAGCTAAAGGAGGTAAACGTACTTGGGGGAATGCCAATTTTACAGGTGGTACTGTATATCCTGAAATGATTGGCATTGATGGCTTGACTATCAAATGTGCAGAGGGGCATACTCCTGAATTTACAAGCGGCTGGGGGTTCGGCTCTGTTTCTAAAGAAGTGTATGACGCTTTTGAAGACAATGACCGTCGCCGTGATGTTGCCATTCTTAATCTGGATAAATATGCAAGGGCGAAATTCGCAGAAGGGGATACCGTCACTTATGGTGGTCGTTATCAGAACACCGGTTACTTCCTGCGCAAATATCTGCCCCGTCCGGGTGATACGGAAGGCAGTGTAGGTGATGCCGGTTTGAACCATGATGAAAATCTTCATCTTTACCGTTATGCCGAGACATTGCTCAATGCGGCTGAACTGGCTTTGGCTACCGGTGACGGTCTTGCGCAAGATTATTTCGATCTTGTCCGTGAACGTGCCGGTGTAGCTTCTATCCCTGTTACCGTGGATAATATCATTAATGAACGTCGACTTGAATTTGTGGGTGAGGGAAAACGTTATTTCGACCTTGTCCGCTCCGGAAAGGCTGCTACTGTACTCAAAGCCGGAGCCGGTGTGGTTCTACGGACTAAGCGTACCTATAATTTTGACAAGAATCAGTGGGAAGGTGAAAATACTTGGGGTGGACAGGCTATCCCGGAACGTGTTGACTGGACAGAAAACAAGAAATACATTCCTATTCCTCAGAGTGAAATAGAAGCTGCACAAGGCTCGATTACACAGAATCCATACTAA
- a CDS encoding SusC/RagA family TonB-linked outer membrane protein, with amino-acid sequence MRNDLKKTQAFRYMLSVGCLLFFFSIGMFAQQTVKGIVKDVTGEPIIGASVLVKGTNNGTITNLDGAFSLSNVEEGVEIEITYVGYLPQIVKATIAPLNIILREDTKTLDEIVVIGYGTQKKSVVTASIAKVSSEDLSRTSPTRVDNALKGLAAGVQVTTLNGQPGASSRVRVRGIGTINNSDPLYIIDGMPVDGGIDNINPADIASIEVLKDAASGAVYGARAANGVVLVTTKKGSIGKTKVSYDFSYGWQSAWKKRDMLNATQYATLMNEAADYAGEAPRFEQVASLGSGTNWQDALFYDNAPVQNHQLSISGASEKVNYYFSLGYYDQDGIIGGNYDASNYQRLSLRSNTMYTLFDESEQRNWLKKMTFSMNIAYSRVNSVGVTAGSLTGSPLGDALFMDPTMSVYAKDESELQNYDRNTYGDPIYDKRSGQLLSMPSSDFNELANPLARLSLPYEKNNSDKIIATLAAELSVWDHLKYKFSWGSDLAFWGKDGWNHPHYLNKNATNDKSKVWSEMNRGYTWQIENVLTYDKTFGVHSFAVVLGQSAKKYTGRGLKGDAMDMIEYIGDKANLDFTTGLQSAGKRNATGGAFDPTTLASYFGRLSYNYDERYMLQVTVRRDGSSNFGPNNKWATFPSVSLGWNITNEKWMDQRPSWLTNTKLRLSWGKNGNENIGAFRYMANVAIGNNYVFGTPGHQSIVMGSKPSGTPNKDLKWEESEQYDAGLDFGFFNNALTFTVDYFYKKTNGMLKEMSIPSYLGESKPWGNVGSMKNEGVELELGYKFNKGDWNFGISANASYLKNELINLGNADGFEMYDNVHQIGNVSRAENGMPYPYFYGYKTNGIFQNKEQIDAYVNDKGQKLQPNAVPGDVIFVDFDKNGEINDKDKTMIGKGTPDWTFGLNLNASWKNIDFSMLLSGAMGQEIMDVTRRLDCRYVNLPAEFMNRWHGEGTSNTMPRFSWANNNDNWRVSDLYVHNGSYARIKNIQLGYTLPSYLTQKIFIQKLRFYVAAENLLTMTSYKGLDPELNGDERSNGIDRGYYPQARTFTVGVNLNF; translated from the coding sequence ATGAGAAATGATTTAAAAAAGACGCAAGCGTTCAGATATATGTTATCTGTCGGATGCTTGCTGTTTTTCTTTTCTATCGGTATGTTTGCCCAGCAGACTGTGAAAGGAATAGTAAAAGATGTAACCGGTGAGCCCATTATCGGTGCGAGTGTATTGGTAAAAGGTACTAATAACGGTACTATTACTAATCTTGATGGTGCTTTTTCTCTCTCCAATGTAGAAGAGGGGGTAGAGATTGAAATAACCTACGTAGGTTATCTTCCGCAAATTGTGAAAGCTACTATCGCTCCGCTCAACATTATTTTACGGGAAGATACGAAAACTTTGGATGAGATAGTAGTGATTGGTTATGGTACTCAGAAGAAGAGTGTGGTAACGGCTTCTATTGCCAAGGTCTCTTCCGAAGATTTGAGCAGAACATCTCCCACACGTGTGGACAATGCGTTGAAAGGTCTGGCAGCCGGTGTTCAGGTCACTACCCTCAATGGTCAGCCGGGAGCGAGCTCAAGAGTACGTGTGCGTGGTATTGGTACTATCAACAACTCCGACCCGCTTTACATTATTGATGGTATGCCGGTAGACGGTGGTATTGATAATATCAATCCCGCTGATATTGCCAGTATCGAAGTATTGAAAGATGCAGCTTCCGGAGCCGTTTATGGGGCTCGTGCGGCAAATGGTGTTGTTCTCGTTACTACAAAGAAAGGTAGTATCGGCAAAACTAAAGTGAGTTATGACTTCTCTTATGGATGGCAAAGTGCATGGAAGAAGCGGGATATGCTGAATGCTACCCAATATGCTACATTGATGAATGAGGCTGCCGATTATGCAGGCGAGGCTCCCCGTTTTGAACAGGTTGCTTCTTTAGGTTCGGGTACCAATTGGCAGGACGCCTTGTTCTATGATAATGCTCCGGTCCAGAATCACCAGTTAAGCATCAGCGGTGCTTCCGAGAAGGTAAATTACTATTTTTCATTAGGATATTATGATCAGGACGGTATCATTGGGGGAAACTACGATGCTTCCAACTACCAACGTCTGTCACTGCGTAGCAACACAATGTACACGCTGTTTGACGAATCGGAACAACGTAATTGGCTGAAAAAGATGACATTCTCTATGAACATAGCTTATTCTCGCGTGAATAGTGTGGGGGTCACTGCCGGCAGTCTGACCGGATCTCCGCTCGGCGACGCTTTGTTCATGGATCCTACCATGTCCGTTTACGCTAAAGATGAAAGCGAACTTCAGAATTATGACCGGAATACTTATGGTGACCCTATCTACGACAAACGTAGCGGACAGTTGCTTTCCATGCCGAGCAGTGATTTCAATGAACTTGCAAATCCGCTTGCAAGACTTTCCTTACCCTATGAAAAGAATAATTCTGATAAGATTATCGCTACTTTGGCTGCCGAACTAAGTGTTTGGGATCATTTGAAATATAAATTCTCTTGGGGTTCCGACCTCGCATTCTGGGGAAAAGACGGATGGAATCATCCTCACTATCTGAATAAAAATGCTACGAATGACAAATCGAAAGTGTGGTCTGAAATGAATCGTGGCTATACGTGGCAGATTGAGAATGTGTTGACGTATGACAAAACGTTTGGTGTTCATTCTTTTGCGGTTGTGTTGGGGCAGTCGGCCAAGAAGTACACAGGACGCGGATTAAAGGGCGATGCAATGGATATGATTGAATATATTGGGGACAAGGCAAACTTGGATTTCACAACCGGTTTGCAGTCTGCAGGTAAACGTAATGCCACCGGTGGGGCATTTGACCCGACAACGTTGGCTTCCTACTTCGGGCGGTTGAGCTATAACTATGATGAACGCTATATGTTACAGGTTACTGTGCGTCGTGACGGTTCGTCTAACTTCGGTCCTAATAACAAATGGGCTACCTTCCCTTCCGTATCTTTAGGATGGAACATTACAAATGAAAAGTGGATGGATCAACGTCCATCTTGGTTGACTAATACAAAACTGCGCCTCTCTTGGGGGAAGAACGGTAACGAAAATATCGGAGCTTTCCGTTATATGGCCAATGTAGCTATCGGCAACAACTATGTGTTCGGCACTCCGGGACACCAGAGCATCGTCATGGGTAGTAAGCCGTCCGGCACTCCCAATAAGGACTTGAAATGGGAAGAATCGGAACAATATGATGCCGGTCTGGATTTCGGCTTCTTCAACAATGCTTTGACTTTCACGGTGGATTATTTCTACAAGAAGACGAATGGCATGCTGAAGGAAATGAGTATTCCTTCTTATTTGGGTGAGTCCAAGCCTTGGGGCAACGTTGGTTCGATGAAGAATGAGGGAGTTGAACTGGAGTTGGGGTATAAGTTCAATAAAGGTGACTGGAACTTCGGAATATCCGCTAATGCCAGCTATCTGAAAAATGAATTGATTAATCTGGGGAATGCCGATGGCTTTGAGATGTATGACAATGTTCACCAGATTGGTAACGTATCCCGTGCGGAAAACGGAATGCCATATCCTTATTTCTATGGTTATAAAACAAACGGTATCTTCCAGAACAAGGAGCAGATTGATGCTTACGTGAATGATAAAGGGCAGAAGCTGCAGCCCAACGCAGTGCCGGGTGACGTAATCTTTGTAGACTTTGACAAGAACGGAGAGATCAATGATAAGGATAAGACAATGATTGGTAAGGGAACTCCTGATTGGACATTCGGTTTGAATCTCAATGCTTCCTGGAAAAATATCGACTTCAGCATGTTGCTGTCAGGTGCTATGGGGCAGGAAATCATGGACGTAACCCGTCGTCTGGACTGCCGCTATGTGAATCTTCCCGCAGAGTTTATGAATCGTTGGCATGGTGAAGGAACTTCCAATACAATGCCTCGTTTTTCTTGGGCAAACAACAATGATAACTGGCGTGTTTCTGATCTTTATGTCCATAATGGTTCTTACGCACGTATCAAGAACATTCAGTTGGGTTATACATTGCCGTCCTACCTGACTCAGAAGATCTTTATTCAGAAGCTTCGTTTCTATGTGGCTGCCGAGAATCTGCTGACAATGACTTCTTATAAAGGTCTGGATCCGGAACTCAATGGTGACGAACGTTCCAATGGTATCGACCGTGGTTACTATCCTCAGGCGCGTACCTTTACCGTAGGTGTTAATCTTAATTTTTAA
- a CDS encoding DUF6377 domain-containing protein → MKHLFTLLLLFTSTFLSADSHSMEIESLLSKLDSLIARKDDFVAAKETKINQLHNQGRNIRTSEERYWLNKMYYDEYFVYNSDSAMIYVDQNLDIADKLNKKEWKAEWKIKKSFLLAATGLLKEALDELRNVSSQLLTPELKVEYYGQLMYLYSHFGQYSGDDNTNIREGYYEKEKAYKDSIYAYITPQDPFYLWYKGWKFLGSTDTESIKKELLNEVERSSLETRRDAMNAYILACLYQDSNQQNEYLKYMIYSAMADVKTANKDIASLEELSKTLYELNDIDRAYTYINYCLQNAQLYRNRVRVIGISETQDAIHRAYQERNIRQEARLHTFLFLVSILSIILLIAILYIYMQMKRLAYSRSQLNESNLLLNKHVDELSETHQLLEKANAQLQSLNEQLKETNAQLRESNYVKEEYIGYVFSICSNYISKLDEFRKSINRKMKAKQFDDIKELTDSPIMAQNELKELYHNFDAIFLHVYPNFVEDFNALLHPDEQILLKDGELLNTELRIYALVRLGINDSVKIAEFLHCSPQTVYNNRLKTRNKAIVPKDEFANTVKSLGKMQE, encoded by the coding sequence ATGAAACATCTGTTTACCTTATTACTTTTATTTACTTCTACCTTTTTGTCTGCTGACTCCCATAGTATGGAAATTGAGTCTCTTCTATCAAAATTAGATTCTTTAATCGCGCGAAAGGATGACTTCGTCGCTGCTAAAGAGACCAAAATAAACCAACTCCATAACCAGGGACGGAATATCCGTACATCAGAAGAACGCTATTGGCTGAACAAGATGTATTACGATGAATATTTCGTTTATAATTCCGATTCCGCCATGATTTATGTAGACCAGAATCTGGACATCGCCGACAAGCTAAATAAAAAAGAATGGAAAGCGGAGTGGAAAATCAAGAAGTCTTTTCTTCTGGCCGCTACCGGTTTGTTGAAGGAGGCATTAGATGAATTACGCAATGTTTCGAGCCAATTACTCACCCCTGAACTGAAAGTGGAATATTACGGACAGTTGATGTATCTGTACTCCCATTTCGGACAGTATTCAGGAGATGACAATACAAATATCCGTGAAGGATATTATGAGAAAGAAAAAGCATATAAAGACTCTATCTATGCCTATATCACCCCTCAAGACCCTTTCTATTTATGGTACAAAGGGTGGAAATTTCTGGGAAGCACTGATACGGAATCCATAAAGAAAGAACTCTTGAATGAAGTAGAGAGGTCATCCCTGGAAACCCGACGTGATGCAATGAATGCCTATATCCTAGCCTGCCTTTATCAGGATAGCAATCAACAAAACGAGTATTTGAAATATATGATTTATTCGGCAATGGCGGATGTGAAAACAGCAAACAAGGACATTGCTTCGCTGGAAGAGCTGTCAAAAACATTGTATGAACTGAATGATATAGACCGTGCCTATACCTATATTAATTACTGCCTCCAAAACGCCCAACTTTATCGTAACCGGGTACGTGTTATCGGCATTTCGGAAACACAAGACGCCATTCATCGGGCCTATCAAGAAAGAAATATCCGACAGGAAGCCCGTTTGCATACATTCTTGTTTCTGGTCAGTATTCTTTCAATCATCTTACTGATTGCCATTCTCTATATCTATATGCAAATGAAGCGACTGGCATATTCACGCTCCCAACTGAATGAAAGCAATCTGTTGCTGAACAAACATGTGGACGAACTGTCGGAAACCCATCAACTGTTGGAAAAAGCAAACGCCCAGTTACAGTCGTTAAATGAACAGTTGAAAGAAACAAACGCCCAACTTCGCGAATCCAATTATGTAAAGGAAGAATATATAGGTTACGTATTTTCCATCTGTTCCAACTATATCAGCAAGCTGGACGAATTCCGTAAAAGTATTAACAGGAAAATGAAAGCCAAACAATTTGATGACATAAAAGAATTGACAGACTCTCCGATTATGGCACAGAATGAGTTGAAAGAGCTTTACCATAACTTCGACGCCATCTTTCTACATGTCTATCCCAATTTTGTCGAAGACTTCAACGCCCTGCTGCATCCCGACGAGCAGATTTTACTAAAAGATGGAGAATTACTGAATACCGAACTACGCATATATGCGCTGGTACGTCTGGGAATTAACGATAGCGTAAAGATAGCCGAATTCTTACATTGCTCTCCGCAGACGGTCTACAACAACCGACTGAAGACACGCAACAAAGCCATTGTACCGAAAGATGAGTTCGCCAATACAGTGAAGAGTCTGGGCAAAATGCAAGAATGA